The window GTCTTACGCCAACAATCAATTCTCCTTTGATTTAACAACTTATCGGTTTCAAAGGGATTAGACAAATTACGCTTTACAGAGGGCAGATGTCAGAGGACAGAAGACAGAATCGCGGATCACCCGGGCATCCAATATATGCCAGAAGCCGGCCTGCGATAAGACCGGCCAAGTCAAAGCCGGCAACCGGCAGACAGCACCGCGCTGCCGGCTTTACCCTGATGGAAATTTTGATCTCCATCGCCATACTGGCCCTTGTTGTGACCACTGCCCTGGCTTCGTTTAATGCTGTTTTTTCAACCACGGATGCGCTCGACGACAGCTCTAAAATTTATGAAATGGCCCATACCTGCATGAAACGTTTGGTGCTGGACCTGACATCGATACACATCAGCCAGCGGCCTTTATACAAACCGCCGGAATTTGATCAACCACCGGATCCATACCGACTGGTGGCGGCCGCCGAAGAGACCGGTGGCACGGGATTTGCACAAAATTTAAGGTTCACCAGTCGAGCCCACCTGCCCTTTGAAAAAAGTTCCAGAGATGGAATTGTTGAGATCGTTTATTACGTTCAGGCCAATAAGGACGATCATCTGGAGCTAAAACGTGCGGATAATCCCTATCCGTTTCCCGAATTTGAAAAAAAAGGAAGCGATCCGATACTGTGCAAGTACGTCAAATCCTTGTCGTTTAAGTTTTTCGACAAAGATGAAATTGAGTTTGATACCTGGGATTCGGACGCCGATGAATTTGGTTATGCGACACCGACGGCCATAGCAATCAAACTTGAATTGGCCCACAAGGCCGAAACGCACACTTTTGAGACCATGGTATCCTTGCCGTTGGTGCGTCAGCGGGCGGAATAACACATGCTGAACCTAACCAAAACGATCAACAACAACCGGGGCATTGCCCTTTTGCTGGTCATATCCGTGACAACCATTCTGATTGCGGCGGCGCTGGAATACAATCGCCGGTCGCGTTTCATGGTACTGTCATCTGTCGTCGCAAGGGATCGACTGACCCTTTCACAGATGGCGTCTTCGGGTATCCATGCGGCCATGGCACTGTTGGCCAAGGATCGCGCCGAATCGAATATGGATTCATTGCGGGAAGATTGGGCCAATCCGGATAAAATAAAAGAGCTGCTCGATGACATACCATTTGATGAAGGTGAGCTGACGGTTACCATCAGCGATGAAATGGGACGCATTCAAATCAACGCGCTGGTCACATCTCCCGATAGTCGCAATTTTGATGACGGCCAGCGCCAAATGCTCGAACGCTATTTAAATTTTTTAAAAGATGAAACAGAAGAAACACCGGAAGACAGCCAGCCGCCGGCGATTATCAATTCACTCAAGGACTGGCTGGATTCAGGAGACGATGATGCGATTACCGGGCTCAGCGGTGCTGAATCAGCCTATTATCAGGATTTGAGCCCATCTTATAACAGTCGCAACGCACCCATAGCTGATATTTATGATCTTTTACTGGTTAAAGGCGTTACACCGGAAATGTTTTACGGCAATGCCGAAAAACCCGGCATGATAGATGCCTTAACGGTTTTTGGCATGAAACCAGGGGCCGGTACCGGATTTACCTTTTCCGGAAAGATCAATATCAATACGGCTGACCTTCCGGTGCTGGTGGCCTTAATGCCGTCCGAAAACCCTGAACTGGCCGCAGCTTTCTATACGTTGCGCGAAGAAATGGCCACCGATAAAAGTGCCCCGGATTTTTCCAACCCAGCCTGGTATCAGAATATTGCCGCGCTGAGCGGGCTGAACCTGGATTCAAAGCTGCTGACCACCGCAAGTGATATATTTCGGATCGTATCAGAGGCAAAAGTCAACGATTCCAAATTGATCGCTACGGCTGTGGTTGAACGGCAGAAAAATGAAAATAGCGGCAAATGGACCTGTCAGATCCTTAGCTGGGACACGCAATAGGCATACCGTAAAAATATTTCGAATAAAGTCCTATATTTTTCAAATTTTAGAAAAATGTAATTCACGGCCCCAGACATTGAGTTTAGGCCAATAAATTGATAAACTATGATATCAGCACCAGTCGGTAAACATTAGAGGAACGATGAGCAGAAAAGTTCTCGGCATCGATATTCGAAATCAGTCACTCAGCGCTGTGCTTTTAAACAGCAGCTTGCGCGAGCACCATGTGGATGATTTCATTCATTTGCCATTTTCAGGCCCGGATGACCCCGAAAGAAGTCTGTCGGCCGCCCTGGAAACGTTGAATGAAAGAATGGACTTAAGCGGCAGTGATTATGTCGTTTCCGTCCCAGCTCACCGGTTTATTTTCCGCAACATGCAGGTTCCTTTTCATAATGTAAAAAAGATCCGAATGGTTCTGCCGTTTGAGCTTGAGCCCAGTCTCCCTTTTGCGGTCGATGAGCTGGCCATCGATTTTCATCTGTTAAACGGCGCCCAGTCGGGTGATCAAACCGAACTGATTGCGGCGGCAATAGAAAAAGACCAGTTGACGCCTTACATTGAAGCCCTGGCATCGGTGAACATCGATCCGGAAAAACTAACGCTCAGCGGCTTACCCATCGCTTTGTGTCTGGCTCACCAGGCCGATCCGGGGGAAGATCTCATTTATATTGAACTTGATGACGCCCATGCCACGCTGTTTGTTCTGGCGGGTGGCCGTCTGCAACTGATACGATCGTTTCCGATACCGGCTAAAGGCCCGTCAAAAACGTCAATGCTGTGCATCCAGACCCAGCAGACAATAGCGGCTTTCCAGGAATCATCCGGGATGGACCTTGAGCCCATCGAAGCAGTTATAAGTGGCACCGGTGATGTCAAAACCGACCTGGCGGCCACCATTTCAGAAATATTGAAAATACCGGTGAAGGTCGCGTCTATCTCAGAAAGGATGGACATTCCGGTAAAAACGAAAACCGAAAGCCCTTGGGTGGCGGGTCATATGGATAACGCCCTGGCGCTGGCATTGATGGAAGTTGAGGGCTATGGCGGTTTGAATTTCCATAAGGGCCAATTTGCCGCCCAAAAATTCTTGGCCAAGCAAAAGAGCGCCCTGATCAAAACCGGCATATTGGCGGCAGCCGTTCTGGTATTGATGTTTTTTAGCCTGATCATGAAAACCTATACGTTAAACAATAGCATTGACGCCATCACAGGCCAGATGACCCAGATTTTTAAAGAGACATTTCCAGATGTGAAAACGGTCCGCTACCCTTTTCAGGAAATGCAGGCCAAGATGCGCGAGGCCAAAGGTAATACGGCCCTGCAGGGTGAAAGCGGACCGCATGTCCGCAGTATCGACATCATCAACAACATCAGTGAAAAGATCCCCGAAAGTATAACGGTCAATCTGAACCGGATGGTCATTCAGCCCGACAATGTGTTAATCTCGGGCACCACTGACGCTTATGACTCGGTGGACACCATAAAAAGCAGCCTGGAAGAAATTCAGCAATTTGAAAAGGTCAGTATCAGCTCGGCCAATATAGATCGCTCAGGCAAAGAAGTGCAGTTTATGTTAAAAGTGGAGCTATAACATCACGCAAGCAGATTTTCGCATGGAATTTATTAAAAAATACCTGAACCTGAAAAAGCTCAATCGCCGCGAAAAATACATTGTCTATGGTGTGGGCTGCCTTTTGGGTCTGCTGATTATCGTGCAGTTTGTTATCCGGCCCTTTTTTGCCAGCAAATCTCAGCTGGAGCGAGCCCTGCGAACCAAAAAAGCTGAGCTCGCCCAAATGCGCGATATGCAGGCTGAGTATGAAACCCTGCGGGGCAAAATGCAAAAGTCCCACATGCGCGCCAGCAAAAGACCAAAAGGGTTCACGCTGAATTCGTTTCTGGTCCAGCAGGCGGGTCAGGTGGGCATAAAGGACCGCATCAGCTCGATGAAACCATCTAAAACCGTTCAGAAAAACAGTAACTTCAAAATTTCACGGGTGGAGATGAAATTGGATGCCATCACCCTCGAGCAACTGACTGCTTATCTGTATGGTGTTGAAACATCAGAAAATATGGTCATGGTCAAAAAACTGTCGATTTCGAAAAAAGATAAAAAACAGGGCCTCATAAACGTCATTATGCAGGTTGAGACCATTGAAACCTAAAATAATTTCTAATGGTCATAAAATGCCATCAGAAATTATTAGTTATTCGTTATTTGTTATTGGTTAGTTGTTAGAAGGGATTAAATTATTTTTTCTATAATCTATGAGCGAACTAAACAATTAACACATAACACTTATTGGATGAAATTTTATAAAACGCGATTTGCCTGGGCTGCATATATTTTGTGCGCTGCCCTGTTATTCTTATATGTGCTTTTTCCGTCCGATTTGGCAAAAGAATACCTGGCGGATTATATCCGTCAAACCCATCCCAAGGTGACCCTGGAAATTGGCCGCCTCAAGCTGGGATTTCCGCCGGGCTTAACGCTTTATGACGTTAGTGTGTATCATTCGGGAAGGGCCATTGCCGATGTCGATAAATTGAAAATTTCGCCAGACCTCCTATCCTTATTTTTGGAAACCACCCGTATCGGGTTCAAGGGCAAGGGCTACGGCGGCAATTTCAAAGGCAATGTGGACATCATCAACCAAACGGATAATCGTGAGATTATCATCGATGCTGACCTGGCCGGAATACAGGTCAACCAGCTGGAGGCATTGAGCGATTTAACGCGCCACAAAATCTATGGCAACCTGGACGGTACGCTGACATTTACGGCCAAAGTGCCCGATCAGGCGCTGGTCGGAGACCTGACCCTGACGGATGGAAAAATTGAAATGGCACCGCCGCTATTGGCACAGCGCGTATTGACTTTTGACAGCATTGATGCCGAGCTGTCGTTCAACGGCCGCTCACTGACGATTGAACACTGTGAGCTGCACGGCGATCAGCTTGATGGTGCGCTGGCGGGTTCGATAAAGTTCAGCCCGCATTCGTCAGGCAAAATTTTGGATTTATCCGGCACTGTCAGGCCGCATGAGGCCTTGCTGGCCCAGATGGGCAAGCAGATCCCGCAATTGCTGGCCGACAAAACGTTGCAGACTCAGGGCGTTCCCTTTAAGATCAAAGGGCCCATGGATTCGCCCACATATTCTTTTTATTGAGCCGATGATACTGACGACCAAAAAAATCTTTTTAATGATCAATGTGCTGCTGATTACCGCAGGCCTGTATTTTGGTATCAGCGCCTTTTACACGATCGGTACGGCCTGGCTCGGGGATCCGGTTGAAAAACCGCTGCCGCGTTCGGTTAAAAAACCCGTCGCTAAGCCCAAAGTGGAAACCAAATCCATGTCGGCATATGGCGCCATTGCGCAACGAAACCTGTTTAACACCAGTCCGGAATCCGCTGCCCCGGTTAAGGCCATTAATGTCGATGACCTGAAAGAAACCGATCTGAAGCTGAAACTATGGGGTACCGTAGCCGGCAAAGAGTATGCTGTTATTGAAGATGCCAAGACCAGGGAACAGAGCCTGTATCGTGTTGGCGATAGCATCCAGAATGCTACCGTCAAGATGATCTTGCGTCAAAAAGTGGTTTTGAGTGTAAATGGGCGTGATGAAATTTTGGGAATGGAAGAACCCGGCACCGCCTCCCGAAGAGGCGGCGGCCCCAGCCCGCGAGTAGCCAGGCAAGGATCCTCGCCGCCTAAAATGCCCGTTTCATCTTATCCGCGTCAACTGACGTTGAAAAGCGACCAGATTGAAAGCGCCCTGGAAAATCTGGACCAGCTCATGGAGCAGGCCCGTATCCGGCCCCACATCGAAGAAGGCCAGCCGGCGGGGATATCGATCACCGGGATAAAACCCAATACGGTTTTCAGAAAAATGCGTCTGCGCAACGGCGACATCATTACCGGCGTCAATGGGGCTCCCGTTGAATCGGTTGAAGATGCCATGAAAGTTTTTGGTGACCTGTCATCGGCGTCGGAAGTGCAGCTGGAAATAAAACGGCGCGGCCGCAAACGGACACTGAACTATAAAATCGAATAAACTAAACGGTAAAAAAATGAAGATTGTGAAACCCTGTTTGATCCGCACGATCGCAGCATTGGCGATCATCACAATTGTGCCCCCTTTATGGATCGCAACCAGCAGCGCTCAGGAAGCCAGACCGGTATCAGAGCAAGCGGAAGCGTCAGAGCAGTTTGTCTCCATTGATTTCAACAATGTAGATATCAATGTTTTTATAAAGTTCATGAGCGAGCTGACAGGGACCAATTTTGTGGTTGATCAGCGTGTCAAAGGCAAAGTGACGATCATATCGCCCTCAAAGATATCGATTAAAGAAGCTTACCAGGTATTTTTATCGGTCCTGGAGGTTCATGGCTATACCACCGTCAAATCCGGCGAGGTCATTAAAATTATCCCCTCACCGGATGCCCGTTCAAAAAGCATTGAAACCCGCCTGCGTGAAGAGGCAACCGATCCCGCGGATCGGGTCGTTACCCAATTGATACCGCTAAAATATGCCGATCCGGTTGAAATCAAACGCTTATTTACGCCCATGGTATCAAAAAGCAGCGTCATTTTGGCCTATCAACCCACCCAGATGATGATCATCACCGACGTGCTTTCCAATATCCAACGCCTGCTCAAAATTCTTAAAAAAATCGATGTGCCCGGCATTGGTCAGCAAATTTCGGTGATCCCCGTCGAATACGCGGATGCCTCCAAGATGGTCGGCCTGCTCAGCACGGTCTTCAAACCGACCCGTAAACGCACAAAAGGCACGAAGGATGTGGTGGTTACCATGGTCGCTGATGAGCGCACCAATGTCATTGTCCTGCTGGCCAACGAAGTGGACACGATGCGCATCAAACAGCTAATTGCCATGATTGACAAGGAAACCCCCCGCGGCAAAGGCAAGATCCACGTTTATTACTGTGAAAACGCCAACGCGGAGGATCTGGCCAAGGTGCTGCAGGAGGTACCCACCCAGCAAGCAGGAGCTGCCAAAGGCAAAGCGGCCGCCCCGGTGGTTGCCGGCAAAGTCAGAATTTCCGCCGACAAGGCCACCAATAGCCTCATCATCATGGCAGATCAGGAAGATTTTTTGGTGTTAGAAGAGGTGATCAAAAAACTGGATATTCCGCGCTCGATGGTTTTCATTGAATCGCTGATCATGGAAGTGGACCTGGACACCAGTCTGAATATCGGAATTGACTGGCAGACGTTCGGCGAGGTTCGGGATGCAAACGTGGGTGCCACCTTTAGTGACCAAATCCAGCCCAGTACCGATGACACCGGAAACCTGGTCAATCCTTTTTCAGGAAGCACCGGCTTAGCGGTCGGCTTGATCAGCGGCACCACCGAAATTGCCGGCATTACGGTCTCCAATATTTCGGCTATCATAAAAGCCGTTAAAACCGACGATGAATTTCGCATTTTATCCACACCCCAGATTTTGACCACCGACAATGAAGAGGCCCGCATTACGGTGGGTGAAAACCGACCGTATCAGACGCGTTCGACCACCGATCCCTCGGGCGGAACATTTGAATCTTTTGAATATCGGGATGTGGGCAAAATTTTAAAAATCACACCCAGCGTGACCGAAGGCCGTCTGGTGCGCATGAAGATTTCACTGGAGGTAACCAACATCGATCTGACCTCCACTCTGGCCACCTCGTCGACCCTGCCGGTCACCCAGAAGCGAACGGTCGATACCACCGTTATCGTCAAAGACAGCCAGACGGTGGTCATCGGCGGTCTGATCGATAATTCCAGCACCCGCAATGACACAAAAGTCCCGGTGCTGGGCGACATTCCCGTGCTCGGGTGGATGTTCCGCAAACGAACCGAAACCAGCGAAAAAACCAATCTTTATATTTTCCTGACACCGCGGGTCATTAAAAGCCCGCTGGAGGCCCAGGAAATTTTGCAACATAAAGAGGGAGAGATGGGCTCTGTCAAAGAAGGCGGCATAAAACTGTATGAACCAAAAGAGTCGTCACCCAAGGTCATCGAATAGAGTGTCAACGTATTCGAAAATTGGCGCAATGGAGTACTGATTGCAAGCTCTATCTTTATACAACACGCCAATACTCCTTGATGACAATACCTGAAAGTTATAAAGAAAACGAAAGCTGATCTTATATGCCAAGTCGTTCACTATTATTATGATTTCACGATTAACCGACATACTCAAAAACAAATTCGGGCTCGATGAAGAAAACCTGGATGAAGCTCAGCGTCTGCGGACCGAATCCGGAGAACATCTGGGCCAGATTCTCATCGATCAAAAAAATTTATCAGAGGATCAGCTACTGGAAGCGTTGAGCATCCAATACGGGATGCCATTTTGGTCGCGATTGCCGTTTGAGAGCACCGATTCGGATTTTACCGACAAGGTCTCGATCCAATTTTTAAAAAAATACCACCTGGTCCCTCTGGAATACACCGAAGCCATCTCTGCTAAAGATTGCGGTCTTAAGCTTCAGGACGAAACCCAAAAAGAGGATACGCAATTTCAGCCGGGCTGCGTTATTGCCATCAACGACCCGCTCAATTTTCAACCGTTGGATGACCTTGTTAAAACCATCGGCATATCTGATTATCGTGTGGTTTTATCGACCCGCGATGCAATCGTTTCAGCCATCAACCTACAGTATGACTTACGCCGTGACTCTGCTGAACAATTGGTGCAGGATATGGAGGAAAACGGCACCAATATTATCAGCGAAATTGAGGAAACGGCTGATTTGCTTGATGACACCAGTGATGCACCGATCATTAAACTGGTCAATCACATTATTTCCCAGTCCATCAAGGCAAGGGCCAGCGATATTCACTTTGAGCCTTACCAGAACAGTTTTACGGTTCGCTATCGGGTCGATGGTATCCTGTATGATTTGCTGACGCCACCCAAATGGATTCAACCGGCCTTAATCTCGCGAGTTAAGGTCATGGCCAAAATGAATATTGCCGAAAAACGACTGCCTCAAGACGGGCGCTTTGAAGTCAAAATCGGCGACCAGGACATTGACGTCAGGGTGTCCACCATCCCGACTGCTTTTGGCGAACGCCTGGTTTTGCGCCTGCTAAACAAATCCGGTTCCCTGCTCGAGTTGGAAGACCTGGGCCTTGAGCCCGGCCGGCTGAAATTGCTCAAAAAGCTGGTGACATCCCCCAATGGCATCATTCTCAACACCGGCCCCACCGGCAGCGGTAAAACCACAACCCTGTATGCGATTTTATCGTCTATTAACGAGCCCAACATCAATATCATCACCATCGAAGATCCCATTGAGTATCAGATCAAAGGCATCAGTCAGATACAGGTTAATCCCAAAATCGAGCTGACGTTTGCCCGGGGTCTCAGATCGATTGTGCGACAGGACCCGGATGTCATCCTGGTCGGGGAGGTCCGGGATAAAGAAACCGCCGAGATCGCAGTCCAATCCGCCCTGACCGGCCATCTGGTATTTTCAACCCTGCATACCAACGACTCCGCCAGTGCCATTACTCGCCTGGTGGACATGGGAGTTGAGCCCTTTTTAATCTCATCGTCCATATTGGCGGTGGTGGCCCAGCGCCTGGTGCGGGTGCTTTGTAAAGACTGTCGCCAGTCCTACGAGCCCAACCCGATTTATTTAAAGAGCATCGGTTTTTCGCCGGAGCTTTTCAGTGAGCATACGGTCTATAAAGCCGCCGGGTGCGAAAATTGTTTCAGTACTGGCTACCGGGGAAGACTGGGCATATTTGAAATCATGGTACTAACCGAGCGCTTAAAGAGCCTTATTCTAAAAACCTTTGATTCAAATCGCATCAAAAGTGAGGCCGTGCGGCAAAAAATGAGGACTTTGCGTCAGGATGGTATGGCGAAGGTGTTGAAAGGGTTGACCACGGTTGAGGAAGTTCTGCGTGTCACCCAGAAATGATAAATGGCTTCTGGCTGCTTGTTTCTGGCTGCTTGCGTTTATTCGGTTTCGGGAACTAGTTAAGGACAGGTTTCAGGTGTCAGGAGACAGAGGGCAGAGGACAGATAATTTGCCTGATCCTCAAATTTTCCGTCTGTCATTTGTCGTCTGACCTCTACTTGCCGCGCCATAGCTTCCTGACTTCCAGAGCTTTAGCGACGGAGGTTAGCGACGGCGAGTTGTGCGGCCTTGCCCAACAAAAAAATCCCTCATTTTTGATCTGGAAACTTACTATTCATAAAACACGGGCACAGAGTAAAAGGATGATCACTCTGTGCCCCTTTTTTAAACGTTAATAAATTAAAGTTGAGTGGGCGGGGATAAACCCCGCCCCTACATCAGAACTCTGTTTGCCGCGGCGTAGCTTGAAAAAGCGAAGACGGGTCCTCTGTCTTCTGATATCTGACTTCTGCTATTTCAAACTCCTGACCGGCAGCGCGCGGTAGCCCCGCTTGTGCGCTTTGCGAACCGTGTAGTGATAGACGTTGTCAAAATTAAAAATCCGAGCGGTGGGTGCAATCGGATCGGTTTCAGAGGTCCAGACCCAGCCGCAGCTTAATTGTATCTCGGGCACCATCTGTACCCATTGGCCGCAATCGGTCTCATGCCCTTTAGAGTTCATATCGTCTACCAGAAGACTCTGCAATTCCGCCAGTGTCGGCAATCGCCAGTTGTCGTATCTTTTTGGAATCGTATCGGGGAAGGTAAAGCGCACCCATTTATCGGCCTGGATCCAGTTGATGTCGCCCTGATTGTCTGTTTTTGACCACATCAGGTTCATTTTGCGGTCGGTAACGGTTCCATCACCATTATCAACAAAACGATCACCAGCCATCACCGGGGCCCAACCGATCAAGATCCCGGTGACCAGGATAGCGAGCGTCACACAAAGGTACCTGAACATCATGCCCTCCTTTCAGGGTGGCAGGCCCCAGTTAGGATAAACGGATATGTTTTTTCAGGCGTTCGGCCATTTCATTGTCCCGATAGGAAAGGATCGGAACCGGGGAGCGGCGAAAAACTTTTTCGGCTACAGATCCAATCAGGGCATATTCAATGTCGCTGCGGCTTTTAATACCCATGATCAATAAATCGATATTTTCCTTAACTGCTATTCTGAGCAACTCCTCGCTCGGATTGCCGATTTTGAGAATCAGGCGAATCTTATTGGTTGAATGACCGATCTTTTTTAAAATAGCAGCAAATTCCTGCTGACGCTCTCCCTTAATGCTGTCAA of the Desulfobacterales bacterium genome contains:
- a CDS encoding prepilin-type N-terminal cleavage/methylation domain-containing protein, which produces MSEDRRQNRGSPGHPIYARSRPAIRPAKSKPATGRQHRAAGFTLMEILISIAILALVVTTALASFNAVFSTTDALDDSSKIYEMAHTCMKRLVLDLTSIHISQRPLYKPPEFDQPPDPYRLVAAAEETGGTGFAQNLRFTSRAHLPFEKSSRDGIVEIVYYVQANKDDHLELKRADNPYPFPEFEKKGSDPILCKYVKSLSFKFFDKDEIEFDTWDSDADEFGYATPTAIAIKLELAHKAETHTFETMVSLPLVRQRAE
- a CDS encoding general secretion pathway protein GspK, which produces MLNLTKTINNNRGIALLLVISVTTILIAAALEYNRRSRFMVLSSVVARDRLTLSQMASSGIHAAMALLAKDRAESNMDSLREDWANPDKIKELLDDIPFDEGELTVTISDEMGRIQINALVTSPDSRNFDDGQRQMLERYLNFLKDETEETPEDSQPPAIINSLKDWLDSGDDDAITGLSGAESAYYQDLSPSYNSRNAPIADIYDLLLVKGVTPEMFYGNAEKPGMIDALTVFGMKPGAGTGFTFSGKININTADLPVLVALMPSENPELAAAFYTLREEMATDKSAPDFSNPAWYQNIAALSGLNLDSKLLTTASDIFRIVSEAKVNDSKLIATAVVERQKNENSGKWTCQILSWDTQ
- the gspL gene encoding type II secretion system protein GspL is translated as MSRKVLGIDIRNQSLSAVLLNSSLREHHVDDFIHLPFSGPDDPERSLSAALETLNERMDLSGSDYVVSVPAHRFIFRNMQVPFHNVKKIRMVLPFELEPSLPFAVDELAIDFHLLNGAQSGDQTELIAAAIEKDQLTPYIEALASVNIDPEKLTLSGLPIALCLAHQADPGEDLIYIELDDAHATLFVLAGGRLQLIRSFPIPAKGPSKTSMLCIQTQQTIAAFQESSGMDLEPIEAVISGTGDVKTDLAATISEILKIPVKVASISERMDIPVKTKTESPWVAGHMDNALALALMEVEGYGGLNFHKGQFAAQKFLAKQKSALIKTGILAAAVLVLMFFSLIMKTYTLNNSIDAITGQMTQIFKETFPDVKTVRYPFQEMQAKMREAKGNTALQGESGPHVRSIDIINNISEKIPESITVNLNRMVIQPDNVLISGTTDAYDSVDTIKSSLEEIQQFEKVSISSANIDRSGKEVQFMLKVEL
- the gspM gene encoding type II secretion system protein GspM, producing the protein MEFIKKYLNLKKLNRREKYIVYGVGCLLGLLIIVQFVIRPFFASKSQLERALRTKKAELAQMRDMQAEYETLRGKMQKSHMRASKRPKGFTLNSFLVQQAGQVGIKDRISSMKPSKTVQKNSNFKISRVEMKLDAITLEQLTAYLYGVETSENMVMVKKLSISKKDKKQGLINVIMQVETIET
- the gspN gene encoding type II secretion system protein GspN, which translates into the protein MKFYKTRFAWAAYILCAALLFLYVLFPSDLAKEYLADYIRQTHPKVTLEIGRLKLGFPPGLTLYDVSVYHSGRAIADVDKLKISPDLLSLFLETTRIGFKGKGYGGNFKGNVDIINQTDNREIIIDADLAGIQVNQLEALSDLTRHKIYGNLDGTLTFTAKVPDQALVGDLTLTDGKIEMAPPLLAQRVLTFDSIDAELSFNGRSLTIEHCELHGDQLDGALAGSIKFSPHSSGKILDLSGTVRPHEALLAQMGKQIPQLLADKTLQTQGVPFKIKGPMDSPTYSFY
- the gspC gene encoding type II secretion system protein GspC, giving the protein MILTTKKIFLMINVLLITAGLYFGISAFYTIGTAWLGDPVEKPLPRSVKKPVAKPKVETKSMSAYGAIAQRNLFNTSPESAAPVKAINVDDLKETDLKLKLWGTVAGKEYAVIEDAKTREQSLYRVGDSIQNATVKMILRQKVVLSVNGRDEILGMEEPGTASRRGGGPSPRVARQGSSPPKMPVSSYPRQLTLKSDQIESALENLDQLMEQARIRPHIEEGQPAGISITGIKPNTVFRKMRLRNGDIITGVNGAPVESVEDAMKVFGDLSSASEVQLEIKRRGRKRTLNYKIE
- the gspD gene encoding type II secretion system secretin GspD translates to MKIVKPCLIRTIAALAIITIVPPLWIATSSAQEARPVSEQAEASEQFVSIDFNNVDINVFIKFMSELTGTNFVVDQRVKGKVTIISPSKISIKEAYQVFLSVLEVHGYTTVKSGEVIKIIPSPDARSKSIETRLREEATDPADRVVTQLIPLKYADPVEIKRLFTPMVSKSSVILAYQPTQMMIITDVLSNIQRLLKILKKIDVPGIGQQISVIPVEYADASKMVGLLSTVFKPTRKRTKGTKDVVVTMVADERTNVIVLLANEVDTMRIKQLIAMIDKETPRGKGKIHVYYCENANAEDLAKVLQEVPTQQAGAAKGKAAAPVVAGKVRISADKATNSLIIMADQEDFLVLEEVIKKLDIPRSMVFIESLIMEVDLDTSLNIGIDWQTFGEVRDANVGATFSDQIQPSTDDTGNLVNPFSGSTGLAVGLISGTTEIAGITVSNISAIIKAVKTDDEFRILSTPQILTTDNEEARITVGENRPYQTRSTTDPSGGTFESFEYRDVGKILKITPSVTEGRLVRMKISLEVTNIDLTSTLATSSTLPVTQKRTVDTTVIVKDSQTVVIGGLIDNSSTRNDTKVPVLGDIPVLGWMFRKRTETSEKTNLYIFLTPRVIKSPLEAQEILQHKEGEMGSVKEGGIKLYEPKESSPKVIE
- the gspE gene encoding type II secretion system ATPase GspE is translated as MISRLTDILKNKFGLDEENLDEAQRLRTESGEHLGQILIDQKNLSEDQLLEALSIQYGMPFWSRLPFESTDSDFTDKVSIQFLKKYHLVPLEYTEAISAKDCGLKLQDETQKEDTQFQPGCVIAINDPLNFQPLDDLVKTIGISDYRVVLSTRDAIVSAINLQYDLRRDSAEQLVQDMEENGTNIISEIEETADLLDDTSDAPIIKLVNHIISQSIKARASDIHFEPYQNSFTVRYRVDGILYDLLTPPKWIQPALISRVKVMAKMNIAEKRLPQDGRFEVKIGDQDIDVRVSTIPTAFGERLVLRLLNKSGSLLELEDLGLEPGRLKLLKKLVTSPNGIILNTGPTGSGKTTTLYAILSSINEPNINIITIEDPIEYQIKGISQIQVNPKIELTFARGLRSIVRQDPDVILVGEVRDKETAEIAVQSALTGHLVFSTLHTNDSASAITRLVDMGVEPFLISSSILAVVAQRLVRVLCKDCRQSYEPNPIYLKSIGFSPELFSEHTVYKAAGCENCFSTGYRGRLGIFEIMVLTERLKSLILKTFDSNRIKSEAVRQKMRTLRQDGMAKVLKGLTTVEEVLRVTQK
- a CDS encoding DUF1566 domain-containing protein, yielding MFRYLCVTLAILVTGILIGWAPVMAGDRFVDNGDGTVTDRKMNLMWSKTDNQGDINWIQADKWVRFTFPDTIPKRYDNWRLPTLAELQSLLVDDMNSKGHETDCGQWVQMVPEIQLSCGWVWTSETDPIAPTARIFNFDNVYHYTVRKAHKRGYRALPVRSLK
- a CDS encoding universal stress protein → MGAAKKIMAAVGMNRYTEGLLTYATDMADSMRAELICANIINARDVEAVGTIADMGYEVDGDNYVDSIKGERQQEFAAILKKIGHSTNKIRLILKIGNPSEELLRIAVKENIDLLIMGIKSRSDIEYALIGSVAEKVFRRSPVPILSYRDNEMAERLKKHIRLS